The DNA window AGGCCTCGCAACCTCGAATCCAAATCTAGAATAATCGTGACGAGCAGCTCCAGTTTGCATCATTTCGATAGCGCAACAGCTGGTTCCAAAATAAAGGGACCAAAGCGAGTTCGCCCGTCCCCAATTGATGATATCATCTAATGAAGTGACCAAAATATTGGCCCCGTTACCTCCAGGAATTACTTTTCCTGGGAAATCTGCTGGTATTTCAGATGTATTATTTACTCCCATTTTAATGCTCCTTTTTTCCAAGCGTAGGCTAAACCTAAACCTAATATTACTAAAAAGATGATGATTTCGACAAAAGCGACCATTCCAATTTCTTTAAAAACGACTGCCCAAGGAATTAAAAAGGCTACCTCGACATCAAAAACCAAGAATAAAATAGCGTACAAATAGTAGCCCACTTTAAACTGAACCCAAGTGGGGCCAATGGTGGTCATTCCGCTTTCATACGGTTCTCGTTTTTGTGTATTGTCTGACTTTGGCGAAATTAAATTAGAGAGGAAGTTGGCACCGGCGACCAGAACTATTCCGGCTAGTAAGAAAACTATAATTGCTTCTGAACCCATATATTTAAATTTTATTTATTGTAATACTTCGCAAATTTACATTATACAATCTACTATTCCTATAGGGTAATAGATTTTAATGTTATTTTTTTATTTCACTTCATACGTCTCTCCCGAGAAGAACAAATCATCGGTTTTTGTAAAACTAGAATTGGCTTTTACTTGCGCTGTCAAGGCATCTTCTCTTTCCTCTAAAGTGACATCATCAAAACTTCTGATCACTCCTACTGCCAATGGATATTGCATTCGAACCAACATATAATGCAAAGTTGGGTCCTGTTCTTTGGCATTGTGTACCAAAAGATCTTCCTGAGTGATTCCGTCCTCGCCAATAGTTACTACTTCTAATTTTAGTCCTTTTAAAACTAAACCTTTGTCACGATTTTTACCAAAAATCATTGGTTTTCCGTGTTCCAAATAGATTTGTTTGTCTTCTTTTACGTCTTTATCGGTAAGATGATTGAAGCAACCGTCATTAAAAATCACACAATTTTGTAATATTTCGATTAAGGATGTTCCTTTGAATTGTTGTGCTTCGATAAAAATTTGTCCCATTTCTTTGGGGCTTCCGCCACCGACTCTTGCAAAAAACCGCGCTTGAGCGCCAAGAGCCAATTCTCCCGGAGAAAAAGGAGGTTGCGTATTTCCGTAGGGGGAAGATTTTGTTTTTTGACCAATTAAGGAAGTAGGAGAGAACTGCCCTTTGGTTAAACCATAAATTTCATTGTTGAAAAGGATGATATTCAAATCGATATTTCTACGTAAAACGTGGATAAAGTGATTTCCTCCAATAGCCATTGCATCGCCATCACCAGTTGCTATCCAAACGCTTAAATTAGGATTGCCTAGTTTTATTCCAGAGGCAATTCCGGGTGCTCTACCGTGAATACTATGAATTCCGTAGGTGTCTAAATAATAAGGAAAACGGGAGGAACAACCAATACCCGAAACGAAAACGACATCTTCTCTAGCCACTCCCATTTCTGGAAGTATTTTTTGCATCGTACGTAAAATAACATAATCATCGCAACCGGGGCACCATCTTACTTCTTGGTCACTGGTAAAATCTTTGGCGGTATATTTTTTTTCTATAGTCGTTTCCATATTTATACAAGTGATTTAAATTCGTGAATTAAGTCATCATTGGCAAAAGGTAATCCTTGTACTCTATTGAATTGTAAAAAGTCAAATGTACTGTGTTTAATTTTTAGAATGCTAGCAAATTGGCCACTATTCAACTCACAAACAAGAATTTTTTTGAATTTGGACAGAATGTCGGCGGTATTTTTTGGCATTGGATTAATGTAGTTGAAATGAGCATAACCAATGTTTTTATGGCCTAGTTCATTCATTTGTTTCACCGCCGAATGCAAAGAACCATACGTTCCGCCCCAACCAATGACCAATAGATCACCTTCTGCAGCAAATTCAGTTTCTAAGTCTGGAATATTGAATTGTACTCTTTCGATTTTTTCGGCTCTAATTTGAGTCATTTTCTCGTGATTCTTTGGTTCATAAGAGATATTTCCGGTAACGGCATCTTTTTCTAAACCTCCGATTCGGTGTTCTAATCCTGGAGTTCCTGGAATTGCCCAATTGCGCGCCAATGTTTTCTCGTCTCTATCGTAAGGATGCCAGTTTTCTTTGACTGCTGAAATTTTATTGTTTTTGATTTCGGGCATTTCAGCTACGGTTTTGATTTTCCAAGGAGCCGCTCCGTTCGCAATATATCCGTCAGTCAACAAAATAACAGGTGTCATATGTTCTAATGCCAATCGCGAGGCCTCATAAGCGAAGTTAAAACAATTGGCCGGAGTGCTTGCTGCTATTACAATAACAGGACTTTCGCCATTTCGACCATAAATTGCTTGCAATAAATCCGATTGTTCGGTTTTGGTAGGCAAACCGGTCGAAGGGCCACCTCGTTGGACATCGACGATCACTAAAGGTAATTCCGTCATAATCGCCAAGCCAATCGCTTCTCCTTTTAATGCCAATCCAGGTCCCGAAGTAGTTGTGATGGCCAAATCACCTGCAAATGCGGCGCCAATTGCCGACGTAATTCCCGCAATTTCGTCCTCAGCCTGAAATGCTTTCACTCCAAAATGTTTGTGCTTGGCTAATTCGTGTAAAATATCGGTGGCAGGTGTTATTGGATAAGATCCCAAGAATAATTCCAAGCCTGATTTTTCGGCTGCTGCCAAAAATCCCCAAGCCGTTGCCGTGTTCCCCATAATAATTCTATAGGTTCCCGCAGGCATTTTGGCCGGAGAAATGGTATAGGAATTCGGAATAAGTTCTAAGGTTTCGGCAAAATAATAGCCCGCCATTAAAACCTTAGTATTGGCTTCAATTAAATGTGGTTTGGATTTGAATTTATCATTAAAAAATTCGATGGTATGTTCGGTAGAGCGGTTGTACATCCAATAGATCATTCCCAGAGAAAACATATTTTTACTTCTCGTAATCGATTTCGTATCCAAACCAGCGACATCTTTCAGAGCTTCTTTGGTTAATGAAGTCATATCGACTTCGATCACTTTATAATTATCAAGGCTTCCGTCTTCTAATGGATTGGAGGTGTATTCCGCTTTTTCTAAATTCTTTTTGTTGAAAGCATCGGTATCGACGATTACTGCGTGGCCGGGTTTCAGCGCGTACAGATTCGTTTTCAGGGCAGCAGGATTCATCGCTACTAGCAAATCGACGCTATCACCAGGCGTACTAACTTCGACACTGCCTATGTGTACTTGAAATCCAGAAACTCCGTACAAACTCCCTTGAGGCGCTCTAATTTCTGCTGGATAATTAGGGAAAGTGGCAATGTCATTTCCAAACATTGCTGAAGTGTCAGAAAATTGTGTTCCGGTCAACTGCATTCCATCACCAGAATCTCCTACAAAACGAATAACGACAGCTTCTAGTTTTTCAGCTTGTGGTTTTGTTTTTGTTCCAACCATAATTGTTAGTTTTTTTTCATTAATTAATAATTATTTTTAATAAATGATGAGCCAAATTTAATTTCACTTTTCCAATTAAAATATGACGATTATCATATAAAAGTAATAAAAAGACATTTAATTTTACAGGGAATTAAAAAATATATATGTTATGGCAATAATTATTACGGACGAATGTATCAACTGCGATGCCTGTATTTCAGAATGTCCAAACAACGCAATTTATGAACCGGATACCAAATGGTCTTATGCAGAAGGATCTGCTTTGAAAGGGATGGTAAAAAATCTTATTGGAGTAGAAATTGATGCCAATGAAGAGCACGATCCAATTTCTGACGAGTTTTTCTACATTGTAGCAGACAAATGTACAGAGTGTAAAGGTTTTCACGACGAGCCACAATGTGCTTCAGTTTGCCCTGTTGACTGTTGTATACTTGATGAAAATCACGTAGAAACAGAAGATCAATTATTAGGTAAAAAATCTTGGTTGCATAATGAGTAAATCATTGAGATAAAA is part of the Flavobacterium nackdongense genome and encodes:
- a CDS encoding 2-oxoacid:ferredoxin oxidoreductase subunit beta, translated to METTIEKKYTAKDFTSDQEVRWCPGCDDYVILRTMQKILPEMGVAREDVVFVSGIGCSSRFPYYLDTYGIHSIHGRAPGIASGIKLGNPNLSVWIATGDGDAMAIGGNHFIHVLRRNIDLNIILFNNEIYGLTKGQFSPTSLIGQKTKSSPYGNTQPPFSPGELALGAQARFFARVGGGSPKEMGQIFIEAQQFKGTSLIEILQNCVIFNDGCFNHLTDKDVKEDKQIYLEHGKPMIFGKNRDKGLVLKGLKLEVVTIGEDGITQEDLLVHNAKEQDPTLHYMLVRMQYPLAVGVIRSFDDVTLEEREDALTAQVKANSSFTKTDDLFFSGETYEVK
- a CDS encoding 4Fe-4S dicluster domain-containing protein — its product is MAIIITDECINCDACISECPNNAIYEPDTKWSYAEGSALKGMVKNLIGVEIDANEEHDPISDEFFYIVADKCTECKGFHDEPQCASVCPVDCCILDENHVETEDQLLGKKSWLHNE
- a CDS encoding 2-oxoacid:acceptor oxidoreductase subunit alpha; its protein translation is MVGTKTKPQAEKLEAVVIRFVGDSGDGMQLTGTQFSDTSAMFGNDIATFPNYPAEIRAPQGSLYGVSGFQVHIGSVEVSTPGDSVDLLVAMNPAALKTNLYALKPGHAVIVDTDAFNKKNLEKAEYTSNPLEDGSLDNYKVIEVDMTSLTKEALKDVAGLDTKSITRSKNMFSLGMIYWMYNRSTEHTIEFFNDKFKSKPHLIEANTKVLMAGYYFAETLELIPNSYTISPAKMPAGTYRIIMGNTATAWGFLAAAEKSGLELFLGSYPITPATDILHELAKHKHFGVKAFQAEDEIAGITSAIGAAFAGDLAITTTSGPGLALKGEAIGLAIMTELPLVIVDVQRGGPSTGLPTKTEQSDLLQAIYGRNGESPVIVIAASTPANCFNFAYEASRLALEHMTPVILLTDGYIANGAAPWKIKTVAEMPEIKNNKISAVKENWHPYDRDEKTLARNWAIPGTPGLEHRIGGLEKDAVTGNISYEPKNHEKMTQIRAEKIERVQFNIPDLETEFAAEGDLLVIGWGGTYGSLHSAVKQMNELGHKNIGYAHFNYINPMPKNTADILSKFKKILVCELNSGQFASILKIKHSTFDFLQFNRVQGLPFANDDLIHEFKSLV
- a CDS encoding NADH-quinone oxidoreductase subunit A gives rise to the protein MGSEAIIVFLLAGIVLVAGANFLSNLISPKSDNTQKREPYESGMTTIGPTWVQFKVGYYLYAILFLVFDVEVAFLIPWAVVFKEIGMVAFVEIIIFLVILGLGLAYAWKKGALKWE